A genomic region of Lonchura striata isolate bLonStr1 chromosome 8, bLonStr1.mat, whole genome shotgun sequence contains the following coding sequences:
- the SPEG gene encoding striated muscle preferentially expressed protein kinase isoform X1, whose protein sequence is MHRAQGRSGTSRAAGEPRAAPPSPGIPPKRAKVTAEPGPAQEGSAGRAAPYFVRKLKNAAIGTGCDIRLRVVVVGNPRPSLRWYRNEEQLAQGGEEYGTLWIRDSKKEDAGVYTCVAENEQGEAMTSAVLAIIDMEDSETGEDESSDPQVTQRSDLQDETAFSTPTGGSDTLVDASMNTTPTSVLALSQAEERSSWSGSQQTVVEKETDASLSARGPYLRPAAWPQPQGTPRQANTPAPRGAEVRHLGVEPLVRASRANLVGTSWGSEDSLSVASDPYGSAFSLYRGRALSLHVSIPQGGYRRDDLHRGPVSPKPGAEPPRSPAALPLTAKPPIVRSPSPRAGTCLQPPTGIVSQPAARGPGVPSFTPVTPRKKSSVPAEYQDIVPEEYEEKIKKPKSSGYSQGSTQESRPQTPMSDTSGRISVRASPKLVRAGSRIFERLQYFEERQRSLEQDSPFPTRSNLPLRKTRSFDQPGTGTRRASTPGGSREDLREGGRWEPGSTAACRRLAFRQKAASFDERGKFANRVYAIEHKFAEELTRIKRTVSKQQLRRSQELCKAGLPPTPSPPTSSEPPAPRAPRTSSSQGAGGRKALPPKTCPPAESTHVIQHLALSSVLLVGPDGEPLPGGQRGKRAPAGGGGAAGQPSSVEDAGARRGLQQEGVGEVKKKEQWPLAQASPQGRVALSQAGPAEGSLYPDGGPARGPGAVSEALAARLAVPHGLYRRPETPTEVRFLPWAKPGMEQEARLERSWAGQHGVGREVERRQMKVSEKKESGRTAQEGRSTRSKGKGRRARPTSPELESSDDSYVSAGEDPLEAPIFEIPIQDMAVVVGAEVLLKCIVTANPQPEVSWRKDGVPLRSSTTRPIKAEGERHTLLVRSARVADAGLYTVTAANEVGATCCSAILSVRPAPAVERHGNLSPTVGQASPITSDEEYLSPLEEFPESGTPQHRPAMKLQPRAEHGAARGSPETTFKASPTFEVSLSDQSVLEGQDVSMSVRVRGEPKPIIYWLRNRQPVKYGRRHHVEEAEGVRGLFTLHILAAEHTDTGFYTCKAVNEYGTKQCEAKLEVRARPECQSLAIVVPLQDLVVGAGEMAVFECMVAGPPDMDVDWLSRGRLLQPALLKCKMHFDGRKCKLLLTSVHEDDSGIYTCKLSTAKDELTCSARLTVQPSVQPLFTRKLEDVDVVEGRTARFVCMISGTPPPTVTWTHFGLPVQEGENVRIQQDGGLHSLVIVHVGSEDEGQYKAIARNTHGHVECSAELYVEEPRPSAASQISKLEKMPSIPEEPEQVETETECFTMPDFLKPLHNLDVVESKEAVLECQVAGMPYPSITWYHNGSRIDSTDDRKMMQYKDIHRLVFTAVSHAHAGVYKSVIANKVGKATCYAHLYVTDVVPTPPDGPPTVALVTGRAITLTWNKPKWLDTAIDPNSVTYVVQMQVLGTMQWVVLVTGVQDTTYTVHRLTKGAHYLFRVITATPKSNSKPSPPVGPVQLLDRGPYLEEAPVILDKPDVVYVVEGQPASITITINHVEATVTWKRGGQVLGELEGTCEMMMPDDDQHCLRLLRVGRGAGGLLACEVSNRHGTAQCTLRLRLAEAPRFESIMEDIDAQEGETPRFAVVVEGKPLPDIMWYKDGELLEESSHLSFVYEDNECSLVVLGAAEPDSGVYTCTAKNLAGEVSCKAELVVRAAQPTADAAMEEDALHKARRLTDYYDVHEEIGRGAFSYLRRVTEKSSRLDFAAKFIPGRTKAKQSARRELHILSQLDHERIVFFHDAFEKKNAVIMVMELCSEEELLDRMVRKPSVCESEVRSYMRQVLEGILYLHQHSVLHLDIKPENLLMADLSSDQIRICDFGNAQELTSEEPQYCKYGTPEFVGPEIVNQTPVSSVTDIWPVGVIAYLCLTGISPFVGENDKTTLMNIRNYNVAFEERMFQGLTREAKGFVIKVLVNDKLRPSAEQTLEHPWFKTLAKGKVISTDHLKLFISRRKWQRSQISYKCNMVLRPIPELLEDTSNHLSIAVPRHLKESPALSSSSDSDDLDELPFIPMPHQVEFSGSRMSLNEIPTDDETIGTSEGLQPEGDASAMEWQSQGTGKPGVALGKRPRSAGPRRPCAEVEAPGSSDEEAPEAQKRPEYPRKAMRKGSSLESPGSARRGELKRGSSADSALLLQQLPGTEEGAEAARDPRGALAKAASMELPRRKVVWAEDDHAQRLELMRQRLLRGSSGDSKVSGLRGPLMETLGVSPDKKVSRSARLEAPAVPRLVRAASSEATSPRLLPTECRLQKSSSFSHGDAEPVVRHRRSGAPLEIPLACLEAQRLKESPSLSALSDARPTVPPDTPSTPTPPPAEITVPQASPAKATSGRRHVPEEHGPPGASKAATTTGKKPTDRGKEEKTPTKAAGASGEGAARTGAPTPPKSTTPVPQTHIKSSYAKMMQVMGATQGGETATEEPPPTTNEPPPNIKETPPASPAKPPTPAPASRREVKPTGSSSSLVIQDIDSEEVFEAKFKRGRQSSLTRGLKLLTRSRSEDRHLAGPPVSDEGIYRPTPAGVPLELRRDRPTGLAAKSKSVQDLHEVEKDGGFFRRMSILMKRTPPAERKKSVGEDGGSETPSGGRRFSWSMALASSRERRDSESLKSEPGGGGESESPAVAVRRKISATMERVSARLRSVSDERPEGEGSQQLRRASSEGESLRPGPAPSSESLRSEASTGSSASAKGGGDSQKRSRWERWGLSRGKKEKMASQPSIPSSLLREEGLAAGRPHAPSESDFPPIFHIKLKDQVLLEGEALTLCCLPAGSPTPRILWMKDKRSLQPDSGLNVVSCKDGRQMLTIAKVSRKDAGLYECAAANILGTAISSCMLAVARLPGRPGTPEIPQKYKNTVLVLWKPAESKAPCTYTLERRLEGEHEWKIVSTSITDCYFNVTELPPGSTAKFRVACVNKAGQGPYSNPSVKVHLEAADARAAPAKDVAVPIPEKVASSRSTQTPEEQLEPVAAAAPPTTPPRKHKGVVQKAAGAEQEGAPTGVLPPPALHEEGVPPDPELPPNITVYVPPELMFTPPRTVASPHTDTPTPGSPAPPTDTSPPPQALSPSKSPTISPVSTTPSSAPTPSPTPTTTPSRKMPPYMVTSFISMPPTSPPAVEPTTTPPPSKEPPAASGAPGAKDSTALRQGVPQKPYTFLDEKARGRFGVIRLCKENATGKHFMAKIVPYEAERKQSVLQEYEILKALHHERVMALHEAYITPRYLVLICENCAGKEILYSIVDRFRYSEDDVVSYILQLLQGLEYLHGRRIVHLDIKPDNIIVSGTNALKIIDFGSAQTYNPLVLRQLGRRAGTLEYMSPEVVKGDPVGSAADVWGVGVLTYIMLSGRSPFFELDPIETENRILAGRFDAFKLYPNVSQTAALFIRKVLTVHPWSRPTVKDCFANAWLQDAYLMKLRRQTLTFTTNRLKEFLVDHQRRRGEAVTKHKVLLRSYQGGQPPGPQ, encoded by the exons ACTCGGAGACAGGTGAGGATGAATCCAGCGACCCCCAGGTGACACAGCGCAGCGATCTTCAGGATGAGACGGCCTTCAGCACCCCCACgg GTGGGTCTGACACCCTCGTGGACGCCTCCATGAACACAACGCCGACCTCGGTGCtggccctgtcccaggcagagGAGCGCTCCAGCTGGTCAGGCAGCCAGCAGACCGTGGTGGAGAAGGAGACGGATGCCAGCCTCTCTGCACGGGGACCCTACCTCCGTCCTGCTGCCTGGCCGCAGCCCCAGGGAACCCCAAGGCAAGCAAACACGCCGGCCCCACGTGGCGCCGAGGTCCGGCACCTGGGCGTGGAGCCGCTGGTGCGGGCATCACGGGCTAATCTGGTGGGCACGAGCTGGGGGTCAGAGGATAGCCTTTCGGTGGCCAGCGACCCGTACGGCAGCGCCTTCAGCCTGTACCGAGGACGGGCGCTCTCGCTCCACGT cagcatcccccaggGAGGCTACCGGAGAGATGACCTCCACAGAGGGCCTGTCTCTCCAAAGCCTGGTGCAGAGCCCCCGAgatctcctgctgctctgccgCTGACTGCCAAGCCACCCATCGTCCGCTCACCATCTCCTCGTGCTGGCACATGTCTGCAGCCGCCCACTGGCATCGTATCCCAGCCTGCTGCCCGTGGCCCTGGCGTCCCCTCCTTCACACCCGTGACCCCTCGCAAGAAGTCCTCGGTGCCAGCAGAGTACCAGGACATCGTTCCCGAGGAGTACGAGGAGAAGATCAAGAAGCCCAAGTCCTCTGGGTACTCACAGGGTAGCACACAGGAGTCCCGTCCGCAGACACCCATGAGCGACACCTCCGGCCGCATCTCCGTCCGGGCATCCCCCAAGCTGGTGCGTGCTGGCTCCAGGATCTTTGAAAGGCTGCAGTACTTCGAGGAGCGGcagaggagcctggagcaggacAGTCCCTTTCCCACACGCTCCAACCTGCCGCTGCGCAAGACGCGCTCCTTCGACCAGCCCGGCACTGGCACGCGCCGTGCCAGCACTCCGGGTGGCTCGCGGGAGGACCTGCGGGAAGGTGGCCGCTGGGAGCCGGGCAGCACGGCAGCGTGCCGGCGCTTGGCCTTCCGGCAGAAAGCCGCATCCTTTGACGAGCGGGGCAAGTTCGCCAATCGCGTCTATGCCATTGAGCACAAATTTGCAGAGGAGCTGACCCGCATCAAGCGGACCGTCTCCAAGCAGCAGCTGCGGCGCTCCCAGGAGCTGTGCAAAGCCGGGTTGCCCCCGACACCGTCACCCCCAACGAGCAGCGAGCCCCCCGCACCCCGTGCCCCCCGCACCTCTTCCTCTCAGGGCGCCGGCGGACGCAAGGCACTGCCACCCAAGACCTGCCCGCCAGCAGAGAGCACACACGTCATCCAGCACCTGGCACTTTCCAGCGTGCTGTTGGTGGGACCTGATGGGGAGCCACTGCCAGGGGGGCAGCGTGGGAAGAGAGCCCCAGCGGGGGGGGGTGGGGCGGCTGGACAGCCCAGCTCGGTGGAGGATGCGGGTGCCAGGAGGGGTCTACAGCAAGAAGGCGTTGGGGAAgtgaagaagaaggagcagTGGCCATTGGCACAAGCCAGCCCGCAGGGAAGGGTGGCCCTCTCGCAGGCGGGTCCCGCCGAAGGCAGTCTGTACCCGGATGGAGGCCCTGCCCGTGGTCCGGGGGCAGTGAGCGAAGCTCTGGCTGCCCGACTGGCTGTGCCCCACGGACTGTACCGGCGGCCAGAGACGCCCACAGAAGTGAGGTTCCTGCCTTGGGCAAAGCCGGGCATGGAGCAGGAAGCTCGTCTGGAACGAAGCTGGGCAGGACAGCATGGTGTGGGCAGGGAGGTGGAGAGAAGGCAGATGAAAGTGTCAGAGAAGAAAGAGAGTGGCCGGACGGCTCAAGAAGGCAGGAGCACACGGAGCAAGGGGAAGGGACGCCGAGCCAGGCCCACTTCTCCAGAGCTAG AGTCCTCAGATGACTCCTATGTCTCAGCGGGTGAAGACCCCCTGGAAGCCCCCATCTTTGAGATCCCCATCCAGGACATGGCAGTTGTCGTGGGGGCAGAGGTGCTGCTCAAGTGCATTGTCACGGCCAACCCCCAGCCAGAAG TGTCCTGGAGGAAGGACGGGGTCCCACTGCGGAGCAGCACCACGCGCCCCATCAAGGCGGAGGGCGAGCGGCACACGCTGCTGGTGCGTAGCGCCCGGGTGGCCGACGCCGGGCTGTACACTGTCACCGCGGCCAACGAGGTGGGGGCCACCTGCTGCAGCGCCATCCTCAGCGTGCGGCCCG CACCCGCTGTGGAGCGGCATGGGAACTTGTCCCCCACCGTTGGCCAGGCCAGCCCCATCACATCGGACGAGGAGTACCTGAGCCCGCTGGAAGAGTTCCCCGAGTCCGGCACCCCCCAGCACCGACCGGCCATGAAGCTGCAGCCAAGAGCAGAGCATGGGGCTGCCCGCGGCTCCCCTGAGACCACCTTTAAGGCTTCACCCACTTTTGAG GTATCCTTATCGGACCAGTCAGTGCTGGAGGGGCAGGATGTCAGCATGAGTGTTCGTGTCCGTGGGGAGCCCAAGCCCATCATTTACTG GCTGAGAAACAGGCAGCCAGTGAAGTATGGCCGCCGGCACCACGtggaggaggcagagggagTGCGGGGGCTCTTCACGCTGCACATCCTGGCGGCAGAGCACACTGACACCGGCTTCTACACCTGCAAGGCCGTCAATGAGTATGGCACCAAGCAGTGCGAGGCCAAGCTGGAGGTCAGAG CTCGCCCCGAGTGCCAGTCCCTGGCCATCGTGGTTCCCCTGCAGGACTTGGTGGTCGGGGCGGGGGAGATGGCGGTCTTTGAGTGCATGGTGGCCGGCCCGCCAGACATGGACGTAGACTGGCTGTCCCGGGGCcggctgctccagcctgcacTGCTCAAATGCAAGATGCATTTTGATGGGCGCAAGTGCAAGCTGCTGCTCACCTCTGTGCATGAAGATGACAGCGGAATCTACACCTGCAAGCTCAGCACTGCCAAAG ATGAGCTGACCTGCAGCGCCCGACTGACGGTGCAGCCCTCTGTGCAGCCGCTCTTCACGCGCAAGCTGGAGGACGTGGACGTGGTGGAAGGGCGGACAGCGCGTTTTGTCTGCATGATCAGTGGGACGCCCCCTCCGACGGTTACCTGGACTCACTTTG GCTTGCCGGTGCAGGAGGGGGAGAATGTGAGGATTCAGCAGGATGGAGGGCTGCACTCACTGGTCATTGTGCACGTGGGCAGTGAAGATGAAGGGCAGTACAAGGCAATCGCCAGGAACACCCATGGACATGTGGAGTGCTCTGCCGAGCTCTATGTGGAGGAGCCACGGCCATCTGCAGCCTCCCAGAT CTCTAAGCTGGAGAAGATGCCATCCATCCCGGAGGAGCCAGAGCAGgtagagacagagacagagtgCTTCACCATGCCTGATTTCCTGAAGCCACTGCACAACCTGGACGTGGTGGAGTCGaaggaggctgtgctggagtgCCAGGTGGCCGGGATGCCCTACCCCTCCATCACCTGGTACCACAATGGCTCCCGAATTGACAGCACTGATGACCGCAAGATGATGCAAT ATAAAGACATCCATCGTCTGGTATTCACGGCCGTCAGCCACGCACATGCTGGTGTCTACAAAAGTGTCATTGCCAACAAAGTGGGGAAGGCCACGTGCTATGCACACCTCTATGTCACCG ATGTGGTGCCAACCCCTCCAGATGGGCCTCCCACTGTGGCCTTGGTGACTGGCAGAGCCATCACGCTGACCTGGAACAAGCCCAAGTGGCTGGACACTGCCATAG ATCCTAACTCGGTGACCTATGTGGTGCAAATGCAAGTGCTGGGCACGATGCAGTGGGTGGTGCTGGTGACTGGTGTGCAGGACACCACCTACACAGTGCACAGGCTGACCAAGGGTGCCCACTACCTCTTCCGTGTCATCACTGCCACTCCCAAGAGCAACAGCAAGCCCTCCCCACCTGTGGGGCCCGTGCAGCTCCTGGACCGGG GTCCCTACCTGGAGGAGGCCCCAGTCATCCTGGACAAACCAGATGTGGTGTATGTGGTAGAAGGCCAGCCAGCCTccatcaccatcaccatcaACCATGTGGAGGCCACCGTCACCTGGAAAAG GGGTGGGCAGGTGCTGGGGGAACTGGAGGGCACGTGTGAGATGATGATGCCAGACGACGACCAGCACTGCCTGCGGCTGCTGCGTGTGGgccggggggctggggggctgctggCCTGTGAGGTGAGCAACCGCCATGGCACTGCCCAGTGCACCCTCCGCCTCCGCCTCGCAG AGGCACCACGCTTTGAGTCCATCATGGAGGACATCGATGCCCAGGAAGGGGAGACACCACGATTCGCTGTGGTGGTGGAGGGGAAACCGCTGCCAGACATCATGTGGTACAAG gatggggagctgctggaggagagcagCCACCTGAGCTTCGTATATGAGGACAACGAGTGCTCGCTGGtggtgctgggtgctgctgagCCTGACAGTGGTGTCTACACCTGCACAGCCAAGAATCTGGCTGGGGAGGTCTCCTgcaaagcagagctggtggTGCGGGCAG CCCAGCCCACTGCTGATGCCGCCATGGAGGAGGATGCGCTGCACAAGGCACGACGCCTGACCGACTACTATGATGTGCACGAGGAGATCGGGAG GGGGGCTTTCTCCTATCTGCGGAGGGTGACAGAGAAGAGCTCCCGGCTGGACTTCGCTGCCAAGTTCATCCCTGGGAGGACCAAGGCCAAGCAGTCAGCGCGGCGGGAGCTGCACATTCTCTCTCAGCTGGACCACGAGCGCATCGTCTTCTTCCACGATGCCTTTGAGAAGAAGAATGCTGTCATCATGGTCATGGAGCT GTGCTCtgaagaggagctgctggacaggaTGGTGAGGAAGCCCTCAGTGTGTGAATCAGAG GTCCGGTCATACATGCGGCAGGTCCTGGAAGGGATTCTCTACCTGCATCAGCACAGTGTCCTGCACCTGGACATCAAA CCAGAAAACCTCCTGATGGCAGATTTGAGCAGCGACCAGATCCGGATCTGTGACTTCGGCAATGCCCAGGAGCTGACGTCTGAGGAGCCACAGTACTGCAAGTATGGCACCCCTGAGTTCGTGGGTCCTGAGATTGTCAACCAGACCCCTGTCTCCAGCGTCACTGACATCTG GCCTGTGGGGGTTATCGCATACCTCTG CCTGACAGGGATCTCCCCCTTCGTGGGGGAGAATGACAAGACAACGCTGATGAACATCCGCAACTACAATGTGGCCTTTGAGGAGAGGATGTTCCAGGGGCTCACCAGGGAAGCCAAGGGCTTTGTCATCAAAGTGCTGGTTAATGACAAGCT GAGACCCAGTGCAGAACAGaccctggagcatccctggtTCAAG ACACTGGCGAAGGGGAAGGTCATCAGCACCGACCACCTCAAGCTCTTCATCTCCCGTCGGAAATGGCAG CGCTCACAGATCAGCTACAAGTGCAACATGGTGCTGCGGCCgatcccagagctgctggaggacaCGTCCAACCACCTCTCCATCGCTGTGCCCCGGCATCTCAAAGAGTCACCAGCGCTGTCATCCTCCTCAGACTCAGATGACCTGGATGAGCTGCCCTTCATCCCCATGCCACACCAGGTGGAGTTCTCTGGCTCCCGCATGTCACTCAATGAGATCCCCACAGACGATGAGACCATTGGGACATCCGAGGGGCTGCAGCCGGAGGGGGATGCCTCTGCCAtggagtggcagagccagggcacagggaagcctggggtggccctggggaaGCGGCCAAGGAGTGCTGGGCCACGGCGACCATGTGCAGAGGTGGAGGCACCTGGTTCCTCTGATGAGGAAGCGCCCGAAGCCCAGAAGCGGCCGGAGTATCCTCGCAAAGCCATGAGGAAGGGTTCCAGCCTGGAGTCCCCAGGGAGTGCCCGTCGGGGAGAGCTGAagaggggcagctctgctgacagcgccctgctgctccagcagctcccgggCACTGAGGAAGGGGCTGAGGCAGCCCGCGACCCTCGTGGGGCCCTGGCCAAGGCAGCCTCAATGGAGTTGCCAAGGAGAAAGGTGGTCTGGGCTGAGGATGATCATGCCCAGCGCCTGGAGCTGATGCGCCAGCGGCTGCTGCGCGGAAGCTCTGGGGACAGCAAGGTCAGTGGCTTGCGGGGTCCCCTCATGGAGACCCTGGGGGTCAGCCCTGACAAGAAAGTCTCACGGTCAGCCCGTCTGGAGGCACCAGCAGTGCCACGGCTGGTACGGGCAGCCTCCAGTGAAGCCACCTCACCGCGCCTGCTCCCCACTGAGTGCCGGCTGCAGAagagcagctccttcagccatGGGGATGCTGAGCCTGTCGTCCGGCACCGACGCTCCGGTGCGCCCCTGGAGATCCCACTGGCCTGCCTGGAGGCCCAACGGCTCAAGGAGTCCCCCTCTCTCTCTGCTCTCTCTGATGCTCGGCCCACAGTGCCACCAGACACTCCAAGCACACCAACACCCCCTCCAGCAGAGATTACTGTTCCCCAGGCCTCCCCTGCAAAGGCTACCTCTGGGAGGAGGCACGTCCCTGAGGAACATGGCCCACCTGGGGCCAGCAAGGCTGCCACCACCACAGGGAAGAAGCCCACAGAcaggggaaaggaggagaagaCACCGACCAAGGCTGCTGGAGCcagtggggagggggctgccaGGACAGGAGCTCCCACCCCACCAAAGTCCACAACCCCTGTTCCCCAAACCCACATAAAGTCTTCCTATGCCAAGATGATGCAAGTCATGGGAGCCACTCAAGGAGGGGAGACAGCCACCGAGGAGCCCCCACCAACAACCAATGAGCCCCCACCAAACATCAAGGAGACCCCACCAGCCAGCCCTGCAAAGCCCCCTACACCAGCACCAGCATCAAGGAGGGAGGTGAAACCCACcggctcctccagctccttggTCATCCAGGACATCGATTCGGAGGAGGTCTTTGAGGCCAAGTTCAAACGGGGCCGCCAATCATCCCTCACCCGGGGGCTGAAGCTCCTCACCCGCTCCCGCTCCGAGGACCGGCACCTGGCCGGCCCCCCAGTCTCTGACGAGGGCATCTACCGTCCTACACCCGCCGGCGTGCCCCTGGAGCTGCGCAGGGACCGGCCCACCGGACTGGCAGCCAAGTCCAAGTCGGTGCAGGACCTGCATGAGGTGGAGAAGGACGGGGGCTTCTTCCGGAGGATGTCCATACTCATGAAGCGGACCCCGCCTGCTGAGAGGAAGAAGAGCGTGGGGGAAGACGGAGGCAGCGAGACCCCATCTGGTGGGCGCCGCTTCTCCTGGAGCATGGCTCTGGCCAGCTCCAGGGAGCGGAGGGACTCAGAGAGCCTCAAGTCAGAGCCGGGGGGTGGCGGGGAGAGCGAGTCACCGGCGGTGGCTGTGCGGAGGAAGATCAGCGCCACGATGGAGCGGGTCTCGGCGCGGCTACGCAGCGTGTCGGACGAGCGGCCGGAGGGCGAGGGGTCCCAGCAGCTCCGCCGCGCCAGCTCCGAGGGCGAGAGCTTgcggccggggccggccccCTCCTCCGAGTCCCTGCGCTCCGAGGCCAGCACAGGCTCCTCCGCCTCTGCCAAAG GTGGGGGTGACAGTCAGAAGAGGTCCCGCTGGGAGCGCTGGGGGCTCTCCCGGGGCAAGAAGGAGAAGATGGCCTCACAGCCCAGCATCCCCTCCAGCCTTCTGCGGGAGGAGGGACTCGCCGCCGGCCGGCCACACGCGCCCAGTGAATCGG ATTTCCCCCCTATTTTCCACATCAAGCTGAAGGaccaggtgctgctggagggcGAGGCGCTGACCCTCTGCTGCCTTCCCGCTGGCAGCCCAACCCCACGGATCCTCTGGATGAAAG ACAAGAGGTCCCTGCAGCCGGACAGTGGGCTGAACGTCGTCTCCTGCAAGGACGGACGGCAGATGCTCACCATTGCCAAGGTCTCCAGGAAGGATGCAGGGCTGTACGAGTGTGCAGCTGCCAACATCCTGGGCACGGCCATCAGCTCCTGCATGCTGGCTGTGGCAC GGCTCCCTGGGCGGCCAGGCACCCCGGAGATTCCCCAGAAGTACAAGAACACGGTGCTGGTGCTGTGGAAGCCTGCTGAGAGCAAAGCCCCCTGCACCTACACACTGGAGCGCAGACTGGAAG gggagCATGAGTGGAAGATTGTCAGCACTAGTATCACTGACTGCTACTTCAATGTGACTGAGCTGCCTCCTGGGAGCACTGCCAAGTTTCGTGTGGCCTGTGTCAAcaaggctgggcagggaccctacAGCAACCCCTCAGTAAAGGTGCATCTTGAGGCAGCAG ATGCCCGAGCTGCCCCAGCCAAGGATGTTGCTGTCCCCATTCCTGAAAAGGTGGCTTCCAGCCGCTCAACCCAGACACccgaggagcagctggagccggtggctgcagcagcccctcccACCACACCACCACGCAAGCACAAGGGAGTGGTACAGAAGGCAGCCGGAGCAGAACAGGAGGGTGCCCCCACAGGGGTCCTTCCACCTCCTGCACTCCATGAAGAGGGTGTGCCACCAGATCCTGAGCTTCCTCCCAACATCACTGTCTATGTGCCTCCTGAGCTGATGTTCACCCCGCCTCGGACTGTTGCCTCTCCTCATACAGACACCCCCACTCCGGGCTCCCCTGCACCCCCCACGGAcacttcccccccaccccaggcTCTGTCTCCTTCCAAGTCCCCCACCATTTCCCCAGTGTCAACCACgcccagctcagcccccacACCATCTCCCACCCCCACCACCACACCTTCACGGAAAATGCCTCCCTACATGGTAACCTCCTTCATCTCCATGCCCCCCACATCACCCCCTGCGGTGGAGCCCACCACCACTCCCCCACCCTCCAAGGAGCCCCCAGCTGCTAGTGGGGCCCCAGGGGCAAAAGACAGCACAGCACTGCGGCAGGGTGTCCCCCAGAAGCCATATACCTTCTTGGATGAGAAAGCAAG AGGCCGTTTTGGGGTGATCCGGCTGTGCAAGGAGAATGCCACAGGGAAGCACTTCATGGCCAAGATTGTGCCCTATGAGGCGGAGCGGAAGCAGAGCGTGCTGCAGGAGTATGAGATCCTCAAGGCGCTGCACCATGAGCGCGTCATGGCCCTGCATGAGGCGTACATCACCCCCCGCTACCTGGTGCTCATCTGCGAGAACTGTGCTGGCAAGGAGATCCTCTACAGCATCGTGGACAG GTTTCGCTACTCAGAGGATGACGTGGTGAGCTACatactgcagctcctgcagggcctTGAGTACCTGCATGGCCGCCGCATTGTGCACCTCGACATCAAGCCAGACAACATCATCGTCTCAGGCACAAATGCCCTCAAGATCATTGATTTTGGCAGTGCCCAGACCTACAACCCCCTCGTGCTGCGGCAGCTGGGGCGGCGTGCTGGCACTCTGGAATACATGT CGCCAGAGGTGGTGAAGGGGGACCCGGTGGGCTCCGCAGCAGATGTCTGGGGTGTTGGCGTCCTCACCTACATCAT GCTCAGCGGGCGGTCACCATTCTTTGAACTGGACCCCATCGAGACGGAGAACCGCATCCTGGCAGGGCGCTTTGATGCCTTCAAGCTGTACCCCAATGTCTCGCAGACTGCTGCCCTCTTCATCCGCAAGGTCCTCACTGTCCACCCATG gagCCGCCCCACGGTGAAGGACTGCTTCGCCAACGCCTGGCTCCAGGACGCCTACCTGATGAAGCTGCGCCGCCAGACCCTGACTTTCACAACCAACCGCCTCAAGGAATTCCTGGTGGATCACCAGAGGCGCCGTGGCGAGGCTGTCACAAAGCACAAGGTCTTACTCCGCTCCTACCAAGGTGGCCAGCCACCAGGGCCACAGTAA